One window from the genome of Syntrophobacterales bacterium encodes:
- a CDS encoding FAD-dependent oxidoreductase, whose amino-acid sequence MNVLIIGGGISGISAAKVALKEGHKVTVIESTSEVGGLMARIANCRVGFKTFFDEIKENKGLTVITEGVISSVERKDGVFSVALENGELLSADKVIIATGLTPYNPVEYKGKRVLTSLEYDKIIDQRVGDLPADFNRVAFVLCVGSRCEEYPLCSSVCCSYTIREIKWTLQRAKPEIKVFYNDIRFFGQEFYLEKLYRDAGVAFVRASSRYFDEDETGVTMRYYSGGELKEERFEYVVLAIGLRPNPELQRLSRLFGFSLNESGFVKEAEPLTTDVEGIYASGGALEPINIKDSILTGFGAGILALRGRDFPVDVIQNQDKLYKEEEPEITIPENGSSYLFYIGTEDTGSAVFYEYISSRFISLARGLKKEGKTVYVVTRNMVAPSYAELAYEKARREGVVFIHLEEGDSVGFGHGEAWFSGPARVFTLTVDTVVRFEDYAALFKDREFLSLYRSEPQLRWSPTKWARKKYHVGFIRHPRGERWEAREILGALGEILLDSEEDRALPHVNEERCSGCGSCKDACPHSAIELQIMETSIAVFGPHAVSGVPIAHVKEDTCVGCGLCASTCPSDVISYPETV is encoded by the coding sequence ATGAATGTACTCATAATAGGCGGCGGTATTAGCGGAATATCCGCTGCGAAGGTTGCCTTGAAAGAAGGCCACAAAGTCACGGTCATTGAATCAACCTCTGAGGTTGGAGGGCTTATGGCGCGGATCGCGAACTGCAGGGTCGGATTCAAGACGTTTTTCGATGAGATAAAGGAAAATAAGGGTCTCACGGTAATTACGGAAGGTGTAATTTCGTCGGTCGAGAGGAAAGATGGGGTCTTTTCTGTAGCGCTTGAAAACGGCGAGCTCTTGAGCGCGGACAAGGTGATCATTGCAACTGGCCTTACTCCTTACAACCCCGTGGAGTATAAAGGAAAGAGGGTCCTGACGAGTCTTGAGTATGATAAAATTATTGACCAGCGCGTAGGTGACCTGCCCGCCGATTTTAACAGGGTTGCATTCGTTCTCTGTGTCGGTTCGCGTTGCGAGGAATACCCCCTCTGTTCGTCTGTCTGCTGTTCGTATACCATTCGTGAGATTAAGTGGACTCTCCAGCGGGCAAAACCGGAAATAAAAGTCTTTTATAACGACATTCGATTTTTTGGCCAGGAATTTTACCTCGAAAAACTTTACAGGGATGCGGGTGTCGCCTTTGTGAGAGCCAGTTCGCGGTATTTCGATGAAGATGAAACGGGCGTCACCATGAGATATTACTCGGGTGGCGAGCTTAAGGAGGAACGGTTTGAGTATGTGGTCCTTGCCATCGGGCTTCGCCCTAACCCTGAACTTCAGCGCCTGAGCCGACTGTTCGGTTTTTCCTTGAATGAGTCCGGGTTTGTGAAAGAGGCTGAACCGTTGACTACTGATGTGGAAGGCATTTACGCCTCCGGAGGAGCTCTCGAACCCATAAATATAAAAGATTCAATCCTTACCGGGTTCGGTGCGGGAATACTGGCCCTTAGAGGCCGGGACTTTCCGGTTGACGTGATTCAAAATCAGGACAAGCTCTATAAAGAAGAGGAACCAGAAATCACCATACCTGAGAACGGCTCTTCGTATCTCTTTTACATAGGGACCGAGGATACTGGGTCCGCAGTGTTCTATGAATATATCTCGTCCAGATTTATCTCTCTGGCACGCGGTCTTAAGAAAGAAGGAAAGACTGTATATGTGGTGACACGAAACATGGTTGCTCCGTCATATGCGGAGCTTGCCTACGAAAAGGCGAGGCGAGAAGGCGTAGTGTTTATCCATCTTGAAGAAGGGGATAGCGTTGGCTTCGGCCATGGTGAGGCGTGGTTCTCGGGTCCGGCGAGAGTGTTTACGCTGACGGTGGATACGGTGGTCAGGTTTGAGGATTATGCGGCTCTTTTTAAAGACAGGGAATTTTTATCACTGTACAGGTCCGAGCCACAGCTTAGGTGGTCGCCGACAAAATGGGCCCGAAAGAAGTACCATGTGGGCTTCATCAGGCATCCGAGAGGAGAGAGGTGGGAGGCAAGAGAGATACTTGGAGCGCTCGGCGAGATACTTCTTGACTCCGAAGAGGACAGGGCTTTGCCGCACGTTAACGAAGAGCGGTGCAGTGGCTGCGGCTCGTGTAAGGATGCATGTCCCCACAGTGCGATTGAGCTTCAAATAATGGAAACGAGCATTGCCGTGTTCGGACCCCATGCGGTTTCCGGTGTCCCGATCGCCCACGTAAAGGAAGATACCTGCGTGGGATGCGGGCTTTGCGCATCCACGTGCCCGTCGGACGTGATCAGCTATCCGGAAACAGTGTGA
- a CDS encoding 4Fe-4S dicluster domain-containing protein: MQKIDKTIELAGHRKEDLSVCLGCKICASVCTVNDLGIDTNPQELLARLFLGQEVDRDVPLIRYCTSCYRCTGACPWKIRIPELVRALRESLDMASPFEKAFKGSLRIWGRVYEPYVFLMSVPFLLKEGYMRHMVKWTEYMSIHLPHKVKRLNVSDGEKGRS; this comes from the coding sequence ATGCAGAAGATTGATAAAACCATAGAACTTGCAGGGCACAGAAAAGAAGACCTCTCGGTATGTCTCGGGTGTAAGATTTGTGCCTCCGTATGCACGGTCAACGACCTCGGTATAGACACGAACCCTCAGGAACTGCTAGCACGTCTGTTTCTCGGGCAGGAAGTGGACAGGGATGTTCCCCTTATACGCTACTGCACGAGTTGCTACCGTTGCACTGGTGCCTGTCCGTGGAAGATCAGGATTCCGGAATTGGTAAGAGCTCTGAGAGAATCTCTCGATATGGCATCGCCGTTTGAAAAGGCGTTTAAAGGGTCCTTGAGGATATGGGGCAGAGTCTATGAGCCCTATGTCTTCCTTATGTCCGTGCCCTTTTTGCTCAAAGAAGGCTACATGAGGCATATGGTAAAGTGGACGGAGTATATGAGTATCCATTTACCTCATAAAGTAAAACGTTTGAATGTTTCAGACGGCGAAAAAGGCAGGTCGTAA
- a CDS encoding electron transfer flavoprotein subunit alpha/FixB family protein produces the protein MSYSLVVSEVRHGIFEERNLDAVGFCNLLQKDISLILPEGAYDVNEKLASTMVKVKVQEAEYLNPMNMVNVVKKVMDEKGKPEAIVFTSSSSGSELASYVAGFFNLPLITDVSGFDKEKMVFHKSYYSDKIFGEFKAAGPGPFVITVRSGSFKENAVEKTQVAAEESLDGIQLTDSRTFVEYVEEEKSEVDITKADFLISVGRGIGNKDEIPDYMELADAMKGVLSGSRPVIDKQWLPKARQVGTSGKTVKPKVYLAMGISGAFQHIAGMKESDCIIAVNKDPEAPIFQYAHYGIIGDVHKVRDKIKDILRG, from the coding sequence ATGAGCTACTCACTGGTTGTATCCGAAGTAAGACATGGTATTTTTGAAGAGAGAAACCTTGATGCAGTCGGTTTTTGCAACCTCCTTCAAAAAGATATCTCCCTTATTTTGCCGGAAGGCGCTTACGACGTAAATGAAAAGCTGGCAAGTACCATGGTGAAAGTGAAGGTGCAAGAGGCGGAATATCTGAACCCCATGAATATGGTCAATGTGGTGAAGAAGGTCATGGATGAAAAAGGAAAACCAGAAGCGATAGTCTTTACTTCTTCATCTTCTGGGTCGGAACTTGCCTCTTACGTGGCTGGTTTCTTCAATCTGCCGCTTATTACGGATGTGAGCGGATTTGATAAGGAAAAAATGGTGTTCCACAAGAGCTACTATTCCGATAAGATTTTCGGGGAATTCAAGGCTGCCGGTCCGGGACCGTTCGTGATTACTGTCAGGAGCGGCAGCTTTAAGGAAAACGCCGTGGAAAAAACACAAGTGGCGGCTGAAGAATCTCTGGATGGGATCCAATTGACGGACAGCCGGACCTTTGTCGAATATGTGGAGGAAGAGAAAAGCGAGGTTGATATCACGAAGGCTGATTTTCTTATCTCCGTAGGCAGAGGTATAGGGAACAAGGATGAGATACCCGATTACATGGAGCTTGCCGACGCCATGAAAGGTGTGCTTTCGGGGTCAAGGCCGGTGATTGATAAACAGTGGCTGCCTAAGGCAAGACAGGTGGGCACATCGGGAAAAACGGTCAAACCCAAAGTCTACCTTGCCATGGGTATTAGCGGCGCGTTTCAGCACATTGCCGGCATGAAGGAATCTGATTGCATCATAGCCGTAAACAAAGACCCGGAAGCCCCTATCTTTCAATATGCTCACTATGGGATTATCGGAGATGTACATAAAGTACGCGACAAAATAAAAGATATCTTAAGAGGATGA
- a CDS encoding hydrogenase iron-sulfur subunit → MLEGRNAKNPEIIGFACSYCTFKASEMAGSLRMKYPDGVKLVQVPCSSRVDPAFVIKAVFEGADGVFVAGCHPGDCHFIKGNYFTRRKVAALKEMFDTFSIKDKLHLFWVSAAEGRRFVEKVSGMYNEIKEKKNAGKTN, encoded by the coding sequence ATGCTGGAAGGCAGAAACGCGAAAAACCCGGAGATCATAGGCTTTGCCTGTTCTTATTGTACATTCAAGGCTTCTGAAATGGCAGGAAGCTTGAGGATGAAATATCCTGACGGAGTAAAGCTCGTGCAGGTCCCCTGCTCAAGCAGGGTGGATCCCGCCTTTGTAATTAAGGCCGTCTTTGAAGGGGCGGACGGCGTGTTTGTTGCCGGATGCCATCCCGGTGACTGCCATTTCATCAAAGGGAATTATTTTACGCGGAGGAAAGTGGCAGCCCTCAAAGAGATGTTCGATACCTTCTCAATTAAAGATAAACTCCATCTCTTCTGGGTAAGTGCTGCCGAAGGTCGGCGTTTTGTGGAGAAAGTTTCCGGAATGTATAATGAGATAAAGGAAAAGAAGAATGCAGGGAAAACAAATTAA
- a CDS encoding acyl-CoA dehydrogenase family protein yields MELTVEQRDIVKAAREFAEKEFKDRAKEFDEKEEFDLSIARRACENGFVGTFIQEEYGGAGLGFLEHSLITEQLWRVDPGCGQAVNSWSFGSEMVQSFGTEEQKKKYLTKIPTGEKMIAFAITEPDAGSDVTGLKTRAERKGDKYLINGSKMFITNGSLADWMLVYCITHPEEKDLHNRSSIILMDTSTPGYEATKLRGKMGIRASNTAELNLSNCEVPVENLIGQEKRGFYQLMDFFNKTRNHVAAQGVGLAQGALEMAISHVKKRKAFGTTLSKLQGVQFKLAEMATRVEAARSLYYRAAWLLDHGKLDPALVSMAKWFAGETAVYVANEALQLHGGYGYIAEYDIQRFYRDAKIIEIYEGSKEVEKAVIANELLKKVF; encoded by the coding sequence ATGGAGCTTACAGTTGAGCAACGAGACATTGTAAAGGCAGCGCGGGAGTTCGCAGAGAAAGAGTTCAAGGACCGGGCAAAAGAATTTGATGAAAAAGAAGAGTTTGATTTGTCCATAGCGAGGCGGGCGTGTGAAAACGGTTTTGTTGGAACTTTCATCCAAGAAGAATACGGAGGGGCCGGACTAGGTTTTCTCGAGCACTCCCTTATAACCGAACAGTTATGGCGTGTTGATCCTGGCTGTGGCCAGGCCGTAAATTCTTGGAGCTTTGGTTCGGAAATGGTGCAGTCTTTTGGCACTGAGGAACAGAAAAAGAAGTATCTGACAAAGATCCCCACAGGCGAGAAGATGATTGCTTTTGCCATAACCGAGCCTGACGCTGGCAGCGATGTGACCGGGCTCAAAACGAGAGCGGAGAGAAAAGGTGATAAATATCTCATCAACGGGTCAAAAATGTTTATCACCAACGGAAGCCTTGCCGACTGGATGCTCGTTTACTGCATTACCCATCCAGAAGAGAAAGACCTGCATAATAGGTCAAGCATTATCCTCATGGATACGTCTACTCCCGGATATGAAGCAACCAAACTGCGCGGAAAGATGGGAATACGGGCGTCAAACACCGCAGAACTGAATCTCAGCAACTGCGAGGTGCCGGTGGAGAACCTCATAGGGCAGGAAAAACGGGGGTTCTACCAACTTATGGATTTTTTTAACAAGACACGAAACCACGTGGCCGCCCAAGGCGTCGGCTTGGCCCAGGGAGCCCTCGAAATGGCCATATCTCACGTGAAGAAGAGAAAGGCTTTCGGGACAACTCTCTCTAAACTCCAGGGAGTCCAATTCAAGCTTGCCGAGATGGCTACAAGAGTTGAAGCGGCGAGATCGCTTTACTACAGGGCTGCTTGGCTTCTTGACCATGGTAAGCTTGACCCAGCTCTCGTTTCCATGGCCAAATGGTTTGCGGGAGAGACGGCGGTCTATGTGGCGAATGAGGCCCTCCAACTCCACGGTGGCTACGGTTATATCGCTGAGTATGATATACAGAGGTTTTACAGGGATGCAAAGATTATTGAAATCTATGAAGGTTCCAAAGAAGTCGAAAAAGCAGTCATCGCCAACGAACTGCTGAAGAAAGTGTTTTAA
- a CDS encoding PAS domain-containing protein produces MVARIQDKAEVERMDELPLFAIRFVHLEAGHTEAERAFQGRNAQHHALFDSVNDAVFFMDNDRIMDCDGRVLDMFECTREQIIGQFPRIFTFPLLRNSKDSGGTKGSGPVGPTVTFQQCIEYKLSRYDGGLFDAELSFDLLNLIEKVVFQTIEMEITGFKRVEQPLRVESRFCVLTKRYGPAFA; encoded by the coding sequence ATGGTGGCAAGAATTCAGGACAAAGCAGAAGTGGAAAGGATGGATGAACTCCCTCTTTTTGCAATTAGGTTTGTTCATCTTGAGGCTGGCCATACGGAGGCTGAGCGGGCTTTTCAAGGCAGGAACGCGCAACACCATGCCCTCTTCGACTCGGTAAACGATGCTGTCTTTTTCATGGATAACGACAGGATTATGGATTGCGACGGAAGGGTGCTTGATATGTTTGAATGCACGAGAGAACAGATCATAGGGCAGTTCCCGAGAATATTCACCTTTCCCTTGTTGCGGAACAGCAAAGATTCCGGGGGAACAAAAGGGAGTGGGCCGGTGGGACCTACCGTTACGTTCCAGCAATGTATAGAGTACAAACTTTCGAGATATGATGGCGGTCTTTTTGATGCAGAATTAAGTTTTGATCTGTTGAATCTAATAGAAAAGGTTGTCTTTCAGACTATTGAGATGGAGATCACCGGCTTCAAGAGAGTGGAGCAACCTCTGAGAGTCGAAAGCAGGTTCTGTGTCTTGACGAAAAGATATGGGCCGGCATTTGCCTAG
- a CDS encoding 4Fe-4S binding protein, with protein sequence MQGKQIKIDTIKDALNEFLKDEQHLVLGFETSKDGVRHRIFKSSLEHFSLLNPFFDVNGALYLRRLFSRGSQIILLLRPCEIRAYSELVKLNQIEREGITAVSIDCFGAVSAKDGENETLADVDQPKDYFKDTEKMRWTCLVCRERRGVVGDAGIRIGKDGTIWVFPYTGKGENFLSLLSGELQEAVEMAIVEHAKPEKFATDMTEFAKDISKCILCRNCKAMCPVCYCIDCVFNGDEYLPKGDALLNKVFRTGSTDMPPGKELFHMIRMYHVSQVCVGCGSCEEACPQGISLTKYFKGVSERLQGMFSYMSGRSFDEDIPYLTFLEDELKDAED encoded by the coding sequence ATGCAGGGAAAACAAATTAAGATCGACACCATCAAAGATGCCCTCAACGAGTTTCTGAAAGATGAGCAGCATCTAGTGCTTGGTTTTGAAACAAGTAAAGACGGTGTACGCCACAGGATATTCAAGAGCAGCCTTGAACATTTTTCACTCCTGAACCCCTTTTTCGATGTCAACGGGGCGTTGTACCTGCGCCGGTTGTTCTCCAGGGGATCGCAGATAATCCTCTTGCTCAGGCCCTGCGAAATAAGGGCGTATAGTGAATTGGTCAAGCTTAACCAGATTGAACGTGAAGGTATCACTGCCGTGTCCATTGATTGTTTCGGTGCTGTATCCGCTAAGGATGGAGAGAATGAAACGTTGGCCGATGTGGATCAGCCGAAAGATTACTTCAAAGATACTGAAAAAATGCGCTGGACCTGCCTGGTATGCAGGGAAAGAAGGGGAGTTGTGGGTGATGCCGGCATCAGGATAGGTAAAGACGGTACAATCTGGGTATTTCCTTACACAGGGAAGGGAGAGAATTTTCTCTCACTTCTAAGCGGTGAACTGCAGGAGGCGGTGGAAATGGCCATAGTGGAGCACGCGAAACCGGAAAAATTTGCGACGGATATGACCGAATTTGCTAAAGACATCTCGAAGTGTATCCTTTGCCGGAATTGCAAGGCAATGTGCCCGGTCTGCTACTGTATTGACTGTGTCTTCAATGGGGACGAGTATCTTCCCAAAGGGGACGCGCTCCTGAACAAGGTTTTCAGGACAGGTTCTACGGATATGCCCCCGGGAAAAGAACTTTTTCATATGATCAGGATGTACCATGTGTCACAGGTCTGCGTCGGTTGCGGTTCCTGTGAAGAAGCCTGCCCTCAGGGAATCTCCCTGACAAAGTATTTCAAAGGTGTGTCCGAAAGACTTCAAGGCATGTTTTCTTACATGTCGGGCCGTAGTTTTGATGAAGATATACCGTACCTCACATTTCTTGAGGATGAGCTGAAAGATGCAGAAGATTGA
- a CDS encoding CoB--CoM heterodisulfide reductase iron-sulfur subunit A family protein — MKTGIFICHCGHNIKHTVDVKKVSEYFKRFPGVVVSDDYPFVCSEPGQDMIQEAIRKHCLDRVIIASCTPSLHEELFKDVLKKADLNPFLLRRVGIREHCSWVGDDPELNTGKAIRLIKAGLYASAHYVPLEEKRVDVVKSGLIVGGGVSGLSAALFLSKMGMHVYLVEKDAELGGHVRLLKDVWPAREDGSAIVSRMVNELQTRENVEIFTSTTITEFEGFFGNYQATLNTSSGEKKVTAGGVVVAIGFTPFDPRLKPELNYGNDNRIMTTLEFESRKDSLALPENPRVAVLHCVGSRDEQAGRPYCSRVCCINALRVGDAVKDRYKDSYVESFYMDVRAHPKGGEEFFEDTQEKGVLFTRSNISEINLGPGGVILRGEDTLFGEPFEREFDLAVFSIGMSPPVDSKRISSLLKITLDKDKFFLEAHIKLRPFDTAVKGIFIAGSCSGPKDVEESINHGRASALKLYGFLNLGYAFVDPFISWVDPKRCSGCRMCEKACVAKAIRFDEEKRIVHVEEAACMGCGLCNSTCPSSAVNLKGHMDSYIDDEIGALMEVM; from the coding sequence GTGAAGACCGGCATATTTATCTGTCATTGCGGACATAATATCAAGCATACCGTGGATGTGAAAAAGGTAAGCGAATATTTCAAACGATTCCCCGGCGTCGTTGTCTCGGATGACTACCCGTTCGTCTGTTCAGAGCCGGGCCAAGATATGATCCAGGAAGCGATCAGGAAACATTGTCTCGACAGGGTGATTATCGCCTCCTGTACACCTTCTCTGCATGAGGAGTTGTTCAAGGATGTCCTAAAGAAAGCGGACTTAAATCCGTTCCTTCTTAGGAGAGTGGGAATCAGGGAACACTGCTCCTGGGTAGGGGATGATCCGGAGTTGAATACCGGCAAAGCGATAAGGCTTATAAAAGCGGGGCTTTACGCATCAGCCCACTATGTGCCTCTCGAAGAAAAGCGCGTCGATGTGGTGAAGTCGGGTCTGATTGTCGGCGGGGGAGTTTCGGGTCTGAGCGCGGCGCTCTTTCTCTCGAAAATGGGTATGCATGTCTATCTTGTGGAGAAGGATGCCGAGCTTGGCGGTCATGTCAGGCTTCTTAAAGATGTATGGCCCGCCAGAGAAGACGGCAGCGCCATTGTGAGTAGAATGGTAAATGAGCTTCAGACAAGAGAGAATGTGGAGATCTTTACCTCGACCACGATCACTGAATTTGAGGGTTTTTTCGGGAACTATCAGGCAACGCTTAATACATCTTCGGGTGAGAAAAAGGTTACGGCGGGCGGAGTGGTGGTGGCCATCGGATTCACCCCCTTTGACCCCAGGCTCAAACCTGAGCTGAATTACGGCAATGACAATAGAATTATGACGACCCTTGAGTTTGAATCCAGGAAAGATAGTCTGGCCCTCCCGGAGAACCCTAGGGTCGCCGTGCTTCACTGTGTCGGTTCTAGGGATGAGCAGGCAGGAAGACCTTACTGCTCCAGGGTCTGTTGCATAAATGCGCTTCGAGTAGGAGATGCGGTAAAGGACAGATACAAAGATTCATACGTGGAATCCTTCTATATGGATGTCCGTGCCCATCCGAAGGGTGGGGAGGAATTCTTTGAAGATACTCAGGAAAAGGGCGTGCTTTTTACCAGGAGCAACATTTCAGAGATAAATCTTGGTCCTGGTGGAGTGATCCTCAGAGGTGAGGATACACTCTTTGGGGAGCCCTTCGAAAGGGAATTTGATCTCGCAGTGTTCTCCATAGGTATGTCGCCCCCGGTGGACAGTAAGCGTATCTCGTCGCTTCTCAAAATTACCCTTGACAAGGATAAATTCTTTCTCGAAGCCCATATCAAACTTCGACCATTTGATACGGCGGTAAAGGGGATCTTTATCGCGGGTTCCTGCTCAGGACCGAAAGATGTGGAAGAGTCGATAAATCATGGCAGGGCATCGGCGCTCAAACTGTACGGATTTCTGAACCTAGGTTATGCGTTCGTCGATCCATTTATTTCCTGGGTTGACCCCAAGCGGTGCAGTGGCTGCAGGATGTGCGAAAAGGCGTGCGTGGCCAAGGCTATAAGGTTTGATGAGGAGAAGCGGATAGTGCATGTGGAGGAGGCGGCCTGCATGGGCTGCGGACTCTGCAACAGCACATGTCCGTCCTCCGCAGTCAACTTGAAGGGGCATATGGATAGCTATATTGATGATGAAATAGGCGCCCTTATGGAGGTAATGTGA
- a CDS encoding FAD-dependent oxidoreductase: MITEQEETAKQVLVVGGGIGGITAALELASCGVNVTMLEEGPSIGGRMIQLDKTFPTLDCSTCTLSPKMVEVALQKKIELFSWAKPVAVRKEGKGFTVTIIKKSRYVDIKKCTACGSCWPGCPVVMKSEFNMGTGPRKAIYIPFPQAIPNKASIDKREDRPCKAACVDACPIHTNVLGYVKHISEGRFNDAYMLIKDTNPFPSVCGRVCYAPCEMVCNRGQMDDPLAIRDLKRFAVDRFDLESLEPSQVQKTGRKVAVIGAGPAGLACAHDCAQEGHDVTVFEALPEPGGMLRYAIPEYRLPKAELSKEISYIEKLGVTIKCGLEIGKDITLEDVKNEYEALFIGTGAPKGLLLGIEGEGFSGVIDGIRFLRAVNSGEAVSTGNNVVVVGGGNTAVDCARTAKRVGGEPVTLIYRRTRDEMPAADEEIEALLHEGVEIKFLTAPVRFLDENGRLSSIECIRMELGDADESGRRRPVPVKGSEFTLSVDTVITALGQATQVSFVGSIGISIGRNETIIVDPATGATNMESIFAGGDVTTGPAYVVDAIAAGKKAARSISKYLKGEPVTADNERKKPEKLSGDELDAVSKRFAEAHRLPMPEEAEDTRIADFREVTLGYTQEDAMKEASRCLAGQIEGCIQCGECEKRCEVKAVDYQLKDEIVELQFDSILLAPGFDLYDPTEKKEYGYGVLEGVMTGIEFERVCSVTGPTGGDIQLKGVTPKRFYFIQCVGSRDRQSGARFCSRVCCMYTAKHASIVKDRIVGAEIYVSYIDVRAYGKNYEEFYKSTQESGTYYIRGIPGEIVQGEKGLLVRVEDMLSGEMIEVEVDLVVLATGVRPRKQTAELCDIMSVERDEYGFIKVSPIAPSETNVEGIFVCGMASGPKDVPDTVASGGEAASRCMEYMSK; this comes from the coding sequence ATGATTACCGAACAAGAAGAAACGGCAAAACAGGTTCTTGTGGTTGGTGGAGGGATAGGCGGCATAACCGCCGCCCTTGAGCTCGCATCATGCGGGGTCAACGTTACTATGCTTGAGGAAGGTCCTTCCATTGGCGGGAGGATGATCCAGCTGGACAAGACGTTTCCTACCCTGGACTGTTCCACCTGTACGCTTTCACCCAAGATGGTGGAAGTGGCGCTCCAGAAGAAGATTGAGCTCTTTTCGTGGGCCAAGCCGGTGGCGGTGAGAAAAGAAGGGAAAGGTTTTACCGTCACGATTATCAAGAAATCGCGTTACGTGGACATCAAGAAGTGTACCGCGTGCGGCAGTTGCTGGCCAGGATGCCCCGTTGTAATGAAAAGCGAGTTTAATATGGGGACAGGACCCAGGAAGGCGATCTACATTCCTTTCCCTCAGGCCATACCCAACAAGGCGAGCATCGATAAGCGTGAAGACCGCCCGTGCAAGGCTGCATGCGTGGATGCCTGCCCCATACATACTAACGTTCTAGGCTACGTGAAACATATCAGCGAGGGAAGGTTTAACGATGCTTATATGCTCATTAAGGATACAAATCCGTTTCCCTCGGTATGTGGCCGTGTCTGCTATGCGCCGTGTGAAATGGTCTGCAACAGAGGGCAGATGGATGACCCGCTGGCAATCCGCGACCTGAAACGGTTTGCGGTGGACAGGTTTGATCTCGAATCCTTGGAACCCTCCCAGGTACAGAAGACGGGCCGGAAGGTGGCTGTTATCGGCGCTGGACCGGCAGGGCTTGCCTGCGCTCACGACTGCGCCCAGGAAGGGCATGACGTAACTGTCTTTGAGGCCCTTCCGGAACCGGGCGGTATGTTGAGATACGCGATACCTGAATACAGGCTACCCAAGGCGGAGCTGAGCAAAGAAATAAGCTATATCGAAAAACTCGGAGTTACCATAAAATGCGGATTGGAGATTGGTAAAGATATTACTCTTGAGGATGTAAAAAATGAATACGAGGCCCTCTTCATCGGTACAGGTGCGCCGAAAGGATTACTTTTGGGAATTGAAGGCGAGGGCTTTTCGGGCGTGATCGACGGTATCAGATTCCTGAGAGCCGTCAACAGTGGAGAGGCTGTCTCTACAGGAAACAATGTTGTTGTCGTTGGCGGGGGCAATACCGCAGTGGATTGTGCCAGGACGGCGAAGAGGGTGGGCGGCGAGCCCGTAACGCTCATATACCGCCGTACCAGGGACGAGATGCCCGCCGCAGACGAAGAAATCGAAGCTTTGTTGCACGAGGGAGTGGAAATCAAGTTCCTGACCGCACCGGTCCGTTTTCTTGATGAAAACGGCAGACTCTCAAGCATTGAGTGTATTCGTATGGAACTGGGAGACGCAGACGAGAGCGGCAGGAGACGCCCTGTACCGGTAAAAGGCTCCGAATTTACGTTGTCCGTCGATACGGTTATTACCGCCCTCGGACAGGCAACGCAGGTTTCGTTTGTGGGGAGCATAGGGATCTCCATAGGCAGGAACGAGACCATTATAGTCGATCCGGCAACAGGTGCCACCAATATGGAAAGTATCTTCGCCGGCGGCGATGTGACCACCGGACCGGCCTACGTGGTTGATGCCATAGCGGCAGGAAAAAAGGCTGCCCGTTCTATAAGCAAATATCTGAAAGGGGAACCGGTTACTGCAGATAATGAGAGAAAGAAACCGGAGAAATTATCTGGGGATGAGCTGGACGCTGTGTCAAAAAGATTTGCCGAGGCGCATCGGCTGCCCATGCCTGAAGAGGCGGAGGATACTCGAATAGCCGATTTTCGGGAAGTGACCCTTGGATATACGCAAGAAGACGCAATGAAGGAAGCGTCCCGGTGTCTTGCCGGACAGATTGAGGGATGTATTCAGTGCGGGGAGTGCGAGAAGCGGTGTGAGGTGAAAGCCGTCGATTATCAGCTGAAAGACGAGATTGTGGAATTGCAGTTCGACAGTATTCTTCTCGCTCCAGGCTTTGACCTTTACGATCCCACGGAAAAGAAAGAGTATGGTTATGGTGTCCTGGAAGGGGTTATGACGGGTATAGAATTTGAGAGGGTCTGCTCTGTCACGGGACCGACGGGCGGTGACATACAACTGAAAGGGGTGACCCCGAAACGATTCTATTTTATACAGTGCGTCGGTTCCAGAGACAGGCAAAGCGGCGCCCGGTTCTGTTCCCGGGTGTGCTGCATGTATACGGCAAAGCATGCGAGTATCGTAAAAGACAGGATAGTGGGAGCCGAGATATACGTTTCCTATATTGATGTAAGGGCATACGGCAAGAATTACGAAGAGTTTTATAAAAGTACACAGGAAAGCGGTACGTACTATATACGGGGGATCCCCGGAGAGATCGTGCAGGGGGAAAAAGGTCTTCTGGTTCGCGTGGAAGACATGTTAAGCGGGGAGATGATTGAGGTGGAGGTGGACCTCGTAGTTCTCGCAACCGGAGTGAGGCCGCGGAAACAGACCGCGGAGCTCTGCGACATCATGTCTGTGGAGCGGGATGAATACGGTTTCATCAAGGTGAGCCCGATTGCTCCTTCGGAGACGAACGTGGAAGGGATATTTGTGTGTGGTATGGCCTCCGGGCCTAAGGATGTCCCTGATACCGTTGCATCCGGCGGTGAAGCGGCATCGAGGTGCATGGAGTATATGAGCAAATGA